The following coding sequences are from one Coffea arabica cultivar ET-39 chromosome 11e, Coffea Arabica ET-39 HiFi, whole genome shotgun sequence window:
- the LOC113717918 gene encoding uracil-DNA glycosylase, mitochondrial-like, producing the protein MAASSKTIMDLFKQPAAKRLKRVSSPAPPTSTPTPTKLAAFCSSSSSPIDGGKHDQNDVASSNPHPSLLEPSSTPPSILTAEEKSRIEFNKALARARRNLKLCSDKIAKCEDVGCVKLEELLVEETWLGKLPGEFQKPYAKNLFKFVESEIQRSGFPIYPPQHLIFNALNTTPFDRVKVVIIGQDPYHGPGQAMGLSFSVPEGVKVPSSLVNIYKELQNDLGCSIPSHGNLERWAVQGVLLLNAVLTVKQSQANSHANKGWEQFTDAVIRTISQEKKGVVFLLWGNYAQAKARLIDETKHHILKAAHPSGLSANRGFFGCRHFSRTNQILEKMGISPIIWQL; encoded by the exons ATGGCGGCATCCTCAAAGACGATAATGGACCTATTCAAACAACCCGCTGCCAAGCGTCTCAAGCGAGTCTCTTCTCCTGCTCCTCCGACTTCGACTCCGACTCCGACGAAGCTCGCTGCTTTCTGCTCTTCATCGTCCTCACCGATAGACGGCGGTAAGCATGATCAAAACGACGTAGCTTCGTCAAATCCCCACCCGAGTTTACTCGAACCAAGTTCTACTCCTCCTTCCATTCTTACCGCCGAAGAGAAGTCCAGGATCGAATTCAACAAAGCCCTCGCCAGAGCCAGACGAAACCTTAAGCTCTGCTCCGACAAAATTGCCAAAT GTGAGGATGTAGGATGTGTGAAGTTGGAGGAGCTGTTGGTTGAAGAAACCTGGCTGGGAAAGTTACCAGGGGAATTTCAAAAGCCATATGCGAAAAATCTGTTTAAATTTGTGGAGAGTGAAATTCAAAGGAGTGGTTTTCCAATTTATCCTCCGCAACATCTGATCTTTAATGCTCTCAATACTACTCCTTTCGATCGAGTGAAAGTCGTTATCATTGGGCAG GATCCATATCACGGACCTGGTCAGGCGATGGGGCTCTCCTTCTCTGTGCCTGAAGGTGTTAAAGTCCCTTCGAGTCTGGTAAATATATATAAGGAGCTTCAGAATGATTTGGGCTGTTCAATTCCTTCGCATGGGAACTTGGAGAGATGGGCTGTACAG GGGGTTCTACTGCTGAATGCTGTTCTGACAG TTAAACAGAGCCAAGCAAATTCCCATGCAAACAAAGGTTGGGAGCAATTTACTGATGCAGTCATCAGGACAATTTCACAGGAGAAGAAAGGTGTTGTTTTTCTTCTCTGGGGTAATTATGCACAAGCAAAAGCCAG GTTGATCGATGAAACAAAGCATCACATTCTCAAGGCAGCCCATCCATCTGGTTTATCTGCAAATCGGGGCTTCTTTGGCTGCAG GCATTTCTCTCGGACAAAccagattttggagaaaatgggAATTTCTCCCATTATTTGGCAACTATAG
- the LOC113719651 gene encoding G-type lectin S-receptor-like serine/threonine-protein kinase At4g27290, with amino-acid sequence MKSLHKFCCFCFLLPPFILSDATDTITVNEPLADGKTIISSGGTFELGFFSPVVNSRSRYLGIWYKKVAKSAVVWIANRDVAMNDTDGLLKMTDQAKLTLVKSRDTAIWSTNATRSVRNPVAQLLDSGNLVVKDAADDNPENYLWQSYDYPTDTILPGVKLGLDLVKGIDRYLQSSKSSIDPSRGDFLYRTDPNGFPQQFLMNNSLPQFRSGPWNGLRFSGSPGLKPNPVYTYEFVNTPKEIYYKFDLINSSVYSRLTLSSFGVLQRLNWNYRAQDWTVYVNAPADNCDTYGLCDAYGICNIANSPVCSCLDRFVPQSPNDWNATDWSSGCQRRTPLDCQKGDGFLKYTGLKLPDTRWSWYNDSINLKECEKICLKNCSCMAYSNTDVRGKGSGCLLWFDDLIDITMIGDSGQDIYIRMASSELGTGSNKAKKIGISLCLVVLVLLVLGLTLNVQKKRKRRQAEHVSGEASTGTRSTQYLAEEGDKEDVELPLFELKTIIQATDNFSRDKKLGEGGFGPVYKGTLVGGQEIAVKRLSQNSIQGLDEFKNEVKCIAKLQHRNLVKLLGCCIQEEKILIYEFMPNKSLDFFIFDHDRRRFLDWPKRFQIITGIARGLLYLHQDSRLTIIHRDLKADNILLDIDLKPKISDFGLARIFGGTETEASTKRAVGTYGYISPEYAVDGYFSTKLDVFSFGVLVLEIVSGKKNRGFSHPDHHHNLLGHAWLLYKEGRCPELIDAHLSVSCHLYEVIRSIHVGLLCVQQSPDDRPSMSSVVFMLAGDGSLPFPKEPGYFTERNLSFEPDKSSSGKKENSSGNALSITLLDAR; translated from the exons ATGAAGAGCTTACACAAATTCTGTTGCTTCTGCTTTCTGTTGCCTCCTTTTATACTGTCTGATGCTACAGATACCATAACTGTAAATGAGCCACTGGCAGATGGGAAAACAATCATCTCATCAGGTGGAACTTTTGAACTGGGATTTTTCAGCCCAGTTGTTAATTCCAGGAGTAGATACTTGGGAATATGGTACAAGAAAGTTGCCAAATCTGCAGTGGTATGGATTGCTAATAGAGACGTTGCAATGAATGACACAGATGGCCTTTTGAAGATGACTGATCAAGCTAAACTCACACTTGTGAAAAGTAGAGATACAGCCATATGGTCCACAAACGCCACGAGGTCGGTAAGGAATCCAGTAGCCCAACTTCTTGATTCAGGAAATCTTGTTGTAAAAGATGCAGCTGACGACAATCCAGAGAATTACCTCTGGCAGAGTTATGATTATCCTACAGACACTATATTACCAGGAGTGAAGCTTGGACTTGACTTGGTGAAAGGCATTGATAGGTACCTTCAGTCTTCAAAGAGTAGTATCGATCCTTCAAGAGGTGATTTTTTATATCGAACGGATCCTAATGGCTTTCCACAACAGTTCTTGATGAACAATTCACTTCCACAATTTCGTTCTGGACCGTGGAATGGTCTGCGGTTCAGCGGCTCACCAGGCCTGAAACCAAATCCGGTATATACATATGAGTTTGTAAATACTCCAAAGGAAATATACTACAAATTTGATCTGATTAACAGCTCTGTCTACTCAAGGCTTACTTTGAGTAGCTTTGGGGTGCTTCAAAGGTTAAATTGGAATTACCGGGCTCAGGATTGGACTGTTTACGTTAATGCACCGGCTGACAATTGTGATACTTACGGGCTTTGTGATGCCTATGGCATCTGCAACATTGCTAATTCTCCAGTTTGTAGCTGTTTGGATAGATTTGTGCCACAATCCCCCAATGATTGGAACGCAACAGACTGGTCGAGTGGCTGTCAGCGAAGAACTCCTTTAGATTGTCAAAAAGGGGATGGATTTCTAAAGTATACAGGCCTTAAGTTGCCAGATACAAGATGGTCCTGGTATAATGACAGCATAAATCTCAAGGAATGTGAgaaaatttgtttaaaaaacTGTTCCTGCATGGCTTATTCAAATACAGATGTAAGAGGCAAAGGAAGTGGCTGCTTGCTTTGGTTTGACGATCTCATCGATATTACCATGATTGGCGACAGTGGTCAAGATATCTACATAAGGATGGCCTCCTCTGAGTTAG GCACTGGATCCAATAAAGCGAAAAAAATTGGAATCAGCTTGTGTTTGGTGGTTCTTGTACTGCTGGTCCTTGGCCTTACCTTGAATGTTcaaaagaagaggaagaggaggCAAGCTGAACACGTGTCTGGCGAAG CTAGTACGGGAACCAGATCAACGCAATATCTTGCTGAAGAAGGTGACAAGGAAGATGTTGAGCTGCCACTGTTTGAATTGAAAACCATCATCCAGGCTACCGATAACTTCTCAAGGGATAAGAAGCTTGGAGAGGGTGGATTTGGTCCTGTTTACAAG GGTACACTTGTTGGGGGACAAGAAATTGCAGTGAAGCGGCTTTCTCAAAACTCCATACAAGGACTTGATGAGTTCAAGAATGAGGTTAAATGCATTGCAAAGCTCCAGCACAGAAATCTTGTGAAGCTTCTAGGGTGCTGCATCCAAGAAGAGAAGATATTGATTTATGAATTCATGCCTAATAAGAGCTTGGATTTCTTCATCTTCG ATCATGATCGGCGCAGATTCCTTGATTGGCCAAAACGCTTCCAGATTATCACCGGGATTGCTCGCGGACTTCTGTATCTTCATCAGGACTCTAGATTGACAATCATCCACAGAGATCTTAAGGCTGACAACATTTTGTTAGATATTGATTTGAAACCAAAAATATCAGACTTTGGCCTGGCCAGAATTTTTGGAGGAACTGAGACTGAAGCAAGCACAAAAAGAGCCGTTGGAACATA TGGCTACATATCGCCAGAGTATGCAGTGGATGGATATTTCTCAACAAAATTAGACGTATTCAGCTTTGGTGTTTTGGTACTGGAGATTGTAAGTGGGAAGAAGAACAGAGGATTTAGCCATCCTGATCACCATCATAATCTTCTTGGGCAT GCATGGTTACTTTACAAAGAAGGCAGATGTCCGGAGTTGATTGATGCCCATTTGAGTGTATCCTGTCATCTATACGAAGTTATAAGATCAATTCATGTAGGGCTACTATGTGTACAGCAATCTCCAGATGACAGGCCGAGTATGTCATCTGTGGTTTTTATGTTGGCTGGTGATGGATCGTTACCTTTCCCTAAAGAGCCTGGCTATTTCACTGAAAGAAATTTATCTTTCGAACCTGATAAGAGTTCATCAGGCAAGAAAGAAAATAGTTCTGGCAATGCTTTAAGCATCACATTGTTAGATGCTCGATAG